In Horticoccus luteus, the following proteins share a genomic window:
- a CDS encoding O-antigen ligase family protein produces MLSSSVTVGVLRTATGVVLLVALIVGPLNFASTRPEGFHLLIGLCALAGALWIAARVASQSIFPPSKWVWAAVCTCVGVACFWSLQPPAPLPEFTTHHLARVFARWPRSMVPRDPASLILWAISALGALLATWDLARAPKWRLAFVVAMVGTGVVAATVGLLQNATHAHGIYWEQGPRFPGMFFGPFYHHTSAGAYLNSVWPLAAVLALSGFRDGTSKTRWIGALGGIATVLLLVAHAGHISRFPQVIAVLVLIALIAWLRPWNLLPPSHGVRVAFIAAVVAIAGSVALFGAGKVRTIQDRWSQLQLTHLLGRGAATPSAPAADWPRLMRGDLFVPSQHANYVLGDRGAAYATAWRAMEARPWLGWGPGGWTAAAAAESQDPFIRTFFLYLQFTHNDYLQTVVEWGLVGAAGWAFLVFGGIAHAAVRLLPYPAHDLFGAGAIAALLALLAQSVVDFPLQVPAIQLNAVVLIALAWSAAGPADRLPISTCP; encoded by the coding sequence GTGTTATCCAGCTCCGTCACCGTCGGCGTGTTGCGCACGGCCACCGGTGTCGTCCTGCTCGTCGCCCTCATCGTCGGCCCGCTAAACTTCGCTTCGACCCGGCCCGAGGGGTTCCATCTCCTCATCGGTCTTTGCGCGCTGGCCGGCGCCTTGTGGATCGCTGCGCGCGTTGCCAGCCAATCCATTTTTCCGCCCTCGAAGTGGGTCTGGGCCGCGGTCTGCACCTGCGTTGGAGTGGCGTGCTTTTGGTCCCTGCAACCGCCGGCCCCGCTACCGGAATTCACGACCCACCACCTCGCCCGGGTGTTCGCGCGTTGGCCCCGCAGCATGGTGCCCCGCGATCCGGCCTCACTGATCTTGTGGGCCATCTCCGCCCTCGGCGCACTCCTCGCCACGTGGGATCTCGCCCGCGCCCCGAAGTGGCGGCTCGCATTCGTCGTCGCCATGGTTGGCACCGGAGTCGTCGCCGCGACGGTGGGTTTGCTCCAAAACGCCACGCATGCCCACGGTATTTACTGGGAACAGGGTCCCCGGTTTCCCGGCATGTTTTTCGGCCCGTTCTATCACCACACCAGCGCGGGCGCATATTTGAATTCCGTTTGGCCGTTGGCCGCCGTGCTCGCGCTCAGCGGATTTCGTGATGGCACCTCCAAAACCCGGTGGATCGGTGCACTGGGCGGCATCGCGACCGTCCTGCTTCTCGTGGCGCACGCGGGCCATATTTCCCGGTTTCCTCAGGTCATCGCCGTGCTGGTGCTCATCGCGCTCATCGCGTGGCTGCGGCCATGGAATTTGCTGCCACCTTCGCATGGCGTGCGCGTTGCGTTCATCGCGGCGGTGGTGGCCATCGCTGGCTCCGTGGCACTGTTCGGCGCGGGCAAAGTTCGGACCATCCAAGACCGATGGTCCCAACTTCAGTTAACTCATCTGCTCGGCCGCGGGGCCGCCACGCCTTCTGCACCCGCCGCAGATTGGCCGCGATTGATGCGCGGCGATCTATTCGTGCCCTCGCAACACGCCAACTACGTCCTCGGCGATCGCGGTGCCGCTTACGCGACGGCATGGCGCGCCATGGAGGCACGCCCGTGGCTCGGCTGGGGACCCGGTGGGTGGACCGCCGCCGCTGCCGCAGAATCGCAGGATCCGTTTATTCGCACGTTTTTTCTCTATCTGCAGTTCACGCATAACGACTACCTCCAGACCGTGGTCGAATGGGGCTTGGTCGGTGCTGCGGGATGGGCGTTTCTCGTCTTCGGCGGCATCGCCCACGCCGCTGTCCGGCTGCTGCCTTATCCCGCGCACGATCTGTTTGGCGCGGGTGCGATTGCGGCACTTCTGGCACTCTTGGCGCAATCTGTGGTCGATTTCCCGCTGCAGGTTCCAGCGATCCAACTGAATGCGGTGGTGCTCATTGCTCTCGCATGGTCTGCGGCCGGCCCTGCGGACCGCCTTCCTATCTCTACTTGTCCATGA
- a CDS encoding polysaccharide ABC transporter ATP-binding protein, with protein sequence MSALPEPIISVNHVSKRYQLGKIGMTSFRDEIQRWWERRRSARNGTKPTDFWALRDVSFDVAHGEVVGLIGRNGAGKSTMLKLLSRITEPSSGEIHLRGRVASLLEVGTGFHPELSGRENIFLNGAVLGMTKAEIHRKFDEIVEFSEIGKFIDTPVKRYSSGMYVRLAFAVAAHLEPEILIIDEVLSVGDVAFQRKCLGKVQDISRHSNRTVLFVSHNMNAIETICSSCVWLRGGQLVAQGKNVREIVRNYIADQSQRREPMWTNSGKSWHNDWFQLHRVYVTDSRGALLTHPARNDEPVTVVIEGEVLKSDPSLQIGYALYNGDGDVLYWSTNLDQPEAEWVQLERGPCRLTSTIPARFVNEGEYRLDLLLRLYRRAWICEPGGRSPNIHFEIRGGLSESPCWIERRPGCVAPILPWDVRTGVEAFA encoded by the coding sequence ATGTCCGCCCTTCCGGAACCCATCATCTCCGTCAACCACGTTTCCAAGCGTTACCAGCTCGGTAAAATCGGAATGACGTCCTTTCGGGACGAAATTCAACGCTGGTGGGAGCGTCGTCGCAGCGCGCGCAACGGCACCAAACCCACCGATTTCTGGGCACTCCGCGATGTCAGTTTCGATGTCGCTCACGGCGAAGTCGTCGGCCTCATCGGTCGCAATGGCGCCGGTAAGAGCACTATGCTCAAACTTCTCAGTCGCATCACCGAACCCTCCAGCGGCGAGATCCATCTCCGCGGCCGCGTGGCCAGCCTGCTGGAGGTCGGCACCGGCTTCCACCCCGAGCTCAGCGGACGCGAAAACATTTTCCTCAACGGCGCCGTCCTCGGCATGACGAAGGCCGAGATCCATCGAAAGTTCGACGAAATCGTCGAGTTCTCCGAAATCGGGAAGTTCATCGACACGCCCGTCAAACGTTACTCGAGCGGCATGTATGTGCGGCTCGCGTTCGCCGTCGCCGCGCACCTCGAACCTGAAATTCTGATCATCGACGAAGTGCTTTCCGTCGGCGACGTGGCGTTCCAACGCAAGTGCCTCGGCAAGGTGCAGGACATCTCCCGCCACAGCAACCGCACCGTTCTCTTCGTCAGTCACAACATGAACGCCATCGAGACGATCTGCTCGTCCTGTGTGTGGTTGCGCGGCGGTCAGCTCGTCGCCCAAGGCAAAAACGTCCGCGAGATCGTGCGCAACTACATCGCCGACCAATCCCAGCGGCGCGAGCCGATGTGGACCAACTCCGGCAAATCCTGGCACAACGATTGGTTTCAACTCCATCGCGTCTACGTCACCGACAGCCGTGGCGCCCTCCTCACGCACCCCGCGCGCAACGATGAACCCGTCACCGTGGTGATCGAAGGCGAGGTCCTCAAATCCGACCCCAGTCTCCAGATCGGCTACGCACTCTACAACGGCGATGGCGACGTGCTCTATTGGAGCACCAATCTCGATCAGCCAGAAGCCGAATGGGTCCAACTCGAGCGCGGCCCGTGCCGCCTCACCTCCACGATCCCGGCGCGTTTCGTCAACGAGGGCGAATACCGGCTCGACCTCTTGTTGCGCCTCTATCGCCGCGCCTGGATCTGCGAGCCCGGCGGCCGCAGTCCCAACATTCACTTCGAAATTCGCGGCGGCCTGAGCGAATCTCCGTGCTGGATCGAACGTCGCCCCGGCTGCGTGGCGCCCATCCTTCCGTGGGATGTGCGCACCGGCGTCGAAGCCTTCGCTTAA
- a CDS encoding ABC transporter permease, with product MSSTSHPYHIVVRPNQSWFRLDWRGIVEYRDLLFLLVRRDFMSRYKQTILGPSWFIVQPLITTVVYMVVFNKVIGVSTGGVSPALFYLSGLLAWSYFSNLISTTATTFIANANIFGKVYFPRLVVPFALSMSNAISFGIQLGTFLVVLGVNVWTGHFVTTGADVLAAVAVMPLCLLHIALLALGVGLTLASLTAKYRDFQHLISFVVNIWMYVTPIIYPSSRIPAKLAWMAQINPMAPIVELIRSVFLHTAPMPTGSYLLSVATTLIIFLTGVLLFQRTARTFIDII from the coding sequence ATGAGTTCAACCTCCCACCCTTACCACATCGTCGTCCGTCCCAACCAATCGTGGTTTCGCTTGGATTGGCGCGGCATCGTCGAATATCGCGACTTGCTGTTCCTTCTCGTGCGCCGCGATTTTATGTCGCGCTACAAGCAGACGATCCTCGGACCTTCGTGGTTCATCGTGCAGCCTTTGATCACGACCGTCGTTTACATGGTCGTTTTCAACAAGGTCATCGGCGTGTCCACCGGCGGGGTCTCTCCGGCGCTGTTCTATCTCTCCGGCCTGCTCGCGTGGTCCTACTTCTCAAACCTGATCTCCACCACGGCCACGACGTTCATCGCCAACGCCAATATCTTCGGCAAGGTTTACTTCCCGCGTCTCGTGGTGCCATTCGCACTCTCCATGTCGAACGCCATCTCGTTCGGCATTCAACTGGGCACGTTTCTCGTCGTGCTGGGCGTCAACGTCTGGACCGGCCACTTCGTAACCACGGGCGCCGACGTCTTGGCCGCCGTCGCGGTGATGCCACTCTGCCTCCTGCACATCGCTCTGCTCGCCCTCGGCGTCGGCTTAACCCTCGCCTCGCTGACGGCGAAATATCGCGACTTCCAGCATCTCATTTCTTTCGTCGTCAACATCTGGATGTATGTGACGCCGATCATCTATCCCTCCAGCCGCATCCCCGCGAAACTCGCGTGGATGGCGCAAATCAATCCCATGGCGCCGATCGTCGAATTGATTCGCAGCGTGTTTCTCCACACCGCGCCGATGCCCACCGGATCCTACCTCCTCTCGGTCGCCACGACCCTTATTATTTTCCTCACGGGCGTGCTGCTCTTCCAGCGCACCGCCCGCACCTTCATCGACATTATCTGA